From the genome of Synergistales bacterium:
GGGTATAGATGACCAGAGGAAGGATCTTGACGCCTGTGCCCGTAAGGGCGAAGGCGGTACCGAAGGCCCCCATGCTCACCGCAAAGAGCAGGGAGGAACCGGCCAGTACCGACGGCGCCAGCATGGGCAGCAGCACCTTGAAAAACACCGTAGCCGGACGGGCGCCGAGGCTCGACGCCGCCTCCACCTGCGACCAGTCGGCGTTGGACCAGGCGGCCACCATGGTGAGGATCATCCGGGGGATCAGAAAGTAGAGGTAGGCCACCACAAGGCCCCGCCAGGTAAAGAGGAACTCCGAGAACTCCAGGGGATTGATGCCGAAGAAACGCTGCATGAGCAGCGTGAAGAAGCCGCTGGTCCCCAGCAGGATGATAAAGGAAAAGCCCACGATGAGCCCGCTGAAGGTCAGCGGCACCGCCGTCAGCGCCAGCGAAAAGGAGCGGACGCCGCCTCTGGTCTTGTGGATGGCGTAGGAAACCGGCACACCCAGCAAGGTCCCCAGAAAGGCGGTGCTCAGGGAGAGGATCAGACTGGTGGCCAGCGACTCCCGGTAGAGATTGCGGAAGATGAGCAGCGAGTAGTTGCCGAGGGAGAGCCTGCCGTCGACCCACAGGCTCTCCCACAGCACCAGGGCAAGGGGCC
Proteins encoded in this window:
- a CDS encoding ABC transporter permease subunit, whose product is MERRGLTYLLLLPLGALILLFLVWPLALVLWESLWVDGRLSLGNYSLLIFRNLYRESLATSLILSLSTAFLGTLLGVPVSYAIHKTRGGVRSFSLALTAVPLTFSGLIVGFSFIILLGTSGFFTLLMQRFFGINPLEFSEFLFTWRGLVVAYLYFLIPRMILTMVAAWSNADWSQVEAASSLGARPATVFFKVLLPMLAPSVLAGSSLLFAVSMGAFGTAFALTGTGVKILPLVIYTHVSEVAADINAADALAIILTTVTTGVILVYEQIFVARQPVRG